Proteins co-encoded in one Nicotiana sylvestris chromosome 7, ASM39365v2, whole genome shotgun sequence genomic window:
- the LOC104216659 gene encoding LOW QUALITY PROTEIN: F-box protein At-B (The sequence of the model RefSeq protein was modified relative to this genomic sequence to represent the inferred CDS: inserted 1 base in 1 codon), giving the protein MAATDSDNKRHHTGEGRGGDCEASMEKLPHHIITHVLHKLDLESLCTAACVSRTFHSAVTHLLSSLSALDLSGFSLDEESLKHVVRRVQGAKSLTIDCLQVENDSSIINILHEHIVDLSLLKCSSLSYDILRAIGERCPNLRFFLIEFAGHVLPELFKTKLIEMLQKISMLEVXVFSCITIFPPLFKLSHDACSNLLLLELRDLLRGVPWFRLQSLSLVLDIISDNLFITVVNSLPLLVELDLEDRPLTEPSMRLDLTNTGLQSLEVCQHLVTLSIARSRIYYPTSFKRVNNLGMFLLSEACRGLESVKLGGFTKVTEAGFSSILHSCQNLKKFEVLNSSLLSDLAFHDMRGVARSLLELRLLSCRLLTSEAMEELSSFSNLEVLDTSGCRSISDPCLSYISGLTTLRTLNLAEADITDSGLAILGRGDLPIAQLCIRGCKRVTDRGIGFLFHGERKICKTLSSLDVGQMPGISDAAIFTISSAAKALTDLCLRYCFHVTDAAMKMLVDRPNHKSCLLQRLDLYNCRSLSDDLIMLLLDKSPFRGLRWLGVGSTLLVNKRGNFSTICNGRPWLVVCFDGCELGCHDGWQFHKSNGY; this is encoded by the exons ATGGCTGCAACTGACAGTGATAACAAGCGACACCATACTGGAGAAGGAAGAGGTGGTGATTGTGAGGCGTCAATGGAAAAACTTCCACACCACATAATAACTCATGTATTGCACAAACTGGATTTGGAATCTCTTTGCACCGCTGCTTGCGTCTCTCGAACTTTCCATTCCGCCGTCACACACCTTCTTTCTTCTCTTTCCGCTCTCGATCTTTCT GGATTTTCTCTTGATGAAGAGTCTTTAAAACATGTTGTGCGTAGGGTCCAAGGAGCCAAGAGTTTAACGATCGATTGCCTCCAGGTGGAGAATGATTCCTCCATTATCAATATACTCCATGAACATATCGTAGATTTGAGTTTGCTCAAATGTTCCTCTCTGTCTTATGACATTCTTCGTGCAATTGGAGAAAGGTGCCCCAACTTAAG GTTCTTCCTTATAGAATTTGCTGGGCATGTATTACCAGAACTTTTCAAAACAAAGCTTATAGAAATGCTCCAAAAGATTTCCATGTTGGAGG AAGTATTCTCATGCATAACAATTTTTCCTCCCTTATTCAAATTGTCCCATGATGCCTGTTCAAACTTATTACTCTTAGAACTAAGAGATCTGCTCAGAGGTGTCCCTTGGTTCAGATTGCAAAGCTTATCTCTTGTCTTGGACATTATATCAGATAACCTTTTCATCACAGTTGTGAATTCCCTTCCGCTTTTGGTAGAGCTTGATCTTGAAGATAGACCTCTCACTGAGCCATCGATGCGGTTGGACTTGACCAACACTGGACTACAAAGTCTGGAGGTTTGCCAGCATCTAGTTACCCTCTCAATTGCTCGAAGTAGAATATATTATCCCACTTCATTTAAGAGAGTGAACAATTTGGGCATGTTCCTTCTTTCTGAAGCTTGTCGAGGACTGGAATCAGTGAAACTTGGTGGGTTCACAAAGGTTACTGAAGCTGGCTTTTCATCAATTTTGCACTCATGCCAGAATCTGAAGAAATTTGAAGTGCTGAATTCATCTCTATTGTCAGACTTGGCGTTCCATGATATGAGGGGAGTTGCAAGGTCCCTACTTGAATTAAGGTTGTTATCGTGCAGGCTTCTAACCAGTGAAGCTATGGAGGAATTATCCTCATTTAGTAACTTGGAGGTACTTGACACAAGTGGGTGCAGAAGCATTTCTGACCCCTGTCTCAGCTACATATCAGGTCTTACTACACTCAGGACACTAAACTTAGCAGAAGCTGATATTACTGACAGTGGTCTTGCTATTCTTGGTAGAGGAGACTTACCCATTGCACAGTTGTGCATCAGAGGCTGCAAGAGAGTAACTGACAGGGGAATCGGGTTTTTATTTCATGGAGAGCGGAAAATCTGCAAAACATTATCATCATTGGACGTTGGTCAAATGCCCGGAATATCTGATGCAGCCATTTTTACCATTTCATCTGCTGCCAAAGCATTAACTGATTTATGTCTAAGGTACTGCTTCCATGTGACTGATGCTGCAATGAAGATGTTGGTGGATAGACCAAACCACAAGAGTTGTCTACTGCAAAGACTTGATCTTTATAACTGTCGAAGTCTGTCTGATGATTTGATAATGCTACTTCTGGATAAGTCTCCGTTCCGTGGTTTGCGCTGGCTTGGCGTTGGATCTACTCTCTTAGTCAATAAAAGAGGCAATTTCTCCACAATATGCAATGGGCGACCCTGGCTGGTCGTGTGTTTTGATGGTTGTGAATTGGGGTGCCACGACGGTTGGCAATTTCACAAATCAAATGGCTACTGA
- the LOC104216658 gene encoding COP9 signalosome complex subunit 6a-like, whose amino-acid sequence MASSSSSGLTFKFHPLVMLNISDHYTRVKSQSQPPPSSHSCSNGSGSGADSPSASAPPRVFGCVIGVQSGRTVEIFNSFELLYDPSTHSLDRAFLEKKQELYKKVFPNFYVLGWYSTGSDAQESDMQIHKALMDINESPVYVLLNPSINHAQKDLPVTIYESELHVIDGIPQLIFVQASYHIETVEAERISVDHVAHLKPSDGGSAATQLAAHLTGIHSAIKMLNSRIKVLHHYLLAMQKGDIPCENSLLRQVSSLLRRLPAINSEKFKDDFLMEYNDTLLVSYLAMFTNCSSTMNELVDKFNTAYDRHSRRGGRTAFI is encoded by the exons ATGGCTTCATCGTCAAGCAGCGGCTTGACATTTAAGTTCCATCCGTTAGTGATGCTCAACATATCGGATCACTACACACGTGTCAAGTCACAGTCCCAACCTCCCCCTTCTTCGCACTCCTGCTCCAACGGTTCCGGTTCTGGTGCCGATTCCCCTTCCGCTTCCGCGCCGCCTAGGGTTTTTGGTTGCGTCATCGGCGTACAGAGTGGCCGTACTGTCGAGATCTTCAACAGCTTCGAACTTCTTTATGATCCCTCTACTCACTCCCTCGACCGCGCTTTCCTCGAAAAGAAGCAAGAGCTCT ATAAGAAAGTTTTCCCTAACTTTTATGTACTGGGATGGTATTCAACGGGGAGTGATGCACAAGAATCTGATATGCAGATTCACAAAGCT TTGATGGATATCAATGAAAGTCCTGTGTACGTGCTTCTCAATCCTTCCATCAATCATGCACAAAAGGACCTGCCAGTCACTATCTATGAAAGTG AGTTGCATGTCATTGATGGCATCCCGCAGCTTATTTTTGTCCAAGCAAGCTACCACATAGAG ACTGTTGAAGCTGAAAGGATTTCTGTGGATCATGTTGCTCATCTTAAACCATCTGATGGAGGTTCTGCTGCTACTCAGC TGGCTGCCCACCTCACTGGCATACATAGTGCCATTAAGATGCTGAATAGCAGAATCAAAGTGCTACATCACTATCTGCTTGCTATGCAAAAAG GTGATATCCCTTGTGAGAATTCACTTCTGAGGCAGGTGTCTAGTCTCTTAAGAAGATTACCAGCTATCAACTCGGAGAAATTTAAAGATGATTTCTTGATG GAGTATAATGACACATTATTAGTTAGTTATCTCGCCATGTTCACCAACTGCTCAAG CACAATGAACGagcttgttgacaaattcaacaCTGCATATGATAGGCATAGCAGGAGGGGTGGGCGAACTGCTTTTatttga